From one Geoalkalibacter halelectricus genomic stretch:
- a CDS encoding glycosyltransferase family 4 protein produces the protein MNSRKVLHVIERFNVAGAEIVVRDLLHLFAETPWQLHVCVLHDKGIIGTEMFEKGFPVHHLDWTKDGLDDAGVVSRMRKVIDEVQPDIIHAHNVTPWYFATRSTWGKGQSRRCATLHGFLTGEGAWKKKCLYTLLSRTAERIAIVSPRIREQLSTIPLFPLQRVEVIPNGIQTAEPADFDISSKKEELGLDKGDFVIGTVGRMFAEKNIEMQIRLMARLRDDYPRLKLVVVAKKYDYFKVLEDLVDSLGVQDQVIFTGLRRDVPELLRIFDLFVMSSFSEGTSIALLEAMAAGLPVVVSDVGGNGDVVRHGENGLLFDVHNLDQFVEQVGVLINDEKRRRQLATEARKTAETYSLESMKVKYQSFYQTIMGRHGN, from the coding sequence ATGAATTCCCGCAAGGTGCTGCATGTCATAGAGCGCTTCAATGTCGCTGGCGCTGAAATCGTGGTGCGAGATCTGCTTCATCTTTTTGCAGAGACGCCTTGGCAACTGCATGTCTGCGTCCTGCACGACAAGGGGATCATTGGCACCGAAATGTTTGAAAAGGGTTTTCCCGTTCATCATCTGGATTGGACCAAGGATGGTCTCGATGATGCTGGAGTTGTGAGCCGGATGCGCAAGGTCATTGATGAGGTTCAGCCAGACATCATCCACGCCCACAATGTTACGCCCTGGTATTTTGCGACACGCTCAACATGGGGGAAGGGTCAATCCAGGCGTTGTGCTACCTTGCATGGATTTTTAACGGGGGAGGGGGCGTGGAAAAAGAAGTGCCTTTATACCTTGCTATCTCGCACCGCGGAGCGTATTGCCATCGTCTCACCCCGCATCCGCGAACAGTTAAGCACCATCCCCTTGTTTCCATTGCAGCGGGTCGAAGTGATACCGAATGGTATTCAGACAGCAGAACCCGCTGATTTTGACATCTCTTCTAAAAAAGAGGAACTGGGGCTTGATAAAGGCGATTTTGTCATCGGTACGGTCGGGCGCATGTTCGCCGAGAAAAACATCGAAATGCAAATCCGTCTGATGGCGCGGTTGCGGGACGACTATCCGCGGCTAAAATTGGTGGTCGTGGCTAAGAAATACGATTATTTCAAGGTGCTCGAAGATCTGGTCGATTCCTTGGGCGTGCAGGATCAGGTCATATTCACCGGTTTGCGCCGTGACGTCCCGGAATTACTCAGAATTTTCGATCTTTTTGTCATGTCTTCATTTTCCGAGGGAACATCCATTGCTTTACTTGAAGCCATGGCGGCAGGGTTACCGGTTGTCGTTAGCGATGTCGGCGGCAACGGGGATGTCGTAAGGCATGGGGAAAACGGTTTGTTGTTCGACGTGCATAATCTCGATCAGTTTGTCGAGCAGGTCGGTGTGCTCATAAACGACGAAAAAAGGCGCAGACAACTTGCGACCGAGGCGAGAAAAACCGCGGAAACCTATAGCCTTGAATCCATGAAGGTCAAATATCAATCGTTCTACCAAACGATTATGGGGCGGCATGGAAACTGA
- a CDS encoding ATP-binding protein has protein sequence METDRQAKPYAIIPNCETRAMEGIIGSLGRRGMPLIGLSTDPKCTAFHSKFLTQKLISPEPKDEARFISYLVEKVPKGVLLTSNDQTAVLFARHEGLLRQHGFLLNVPPLEKLLDGFDKWQCYLNAKRLGIPTAETLLINSREEALAAADRLGFPHIIKATRLAGGNYKRINTPEEVLPAFDQMQALVTSPQNLVMDASLIAQKWLNYEVENIWCVESYYDTQGKARGFWPIRKWRTVIYKDGTFGSRLYAGECVEQPELTELSRKLLDGLEWRGFAHLDWVYLPQEKTFSLTEINPRLPGFSFFPSNAGFEMAYFYYADLVGEDFEVPSLKRSVYFETLRHPGDLTSTFVACFKKQYDFRTFFTSYANSIFSSKPIVIDFFDKNEKNMTWNNFLKILMGTASELKKIFKR, from the coding sequence ATGGAAACTGACCGGCAGGCAAAACCTTACGCCATTATCCCTAATTGCGAAACCAGGGCGATGGAGGGGATTATCGGTTCCCTGGGAAGACGGGGCATGCCGCTGATCGGGTTGAGCACCGACCCCAAATGTACGGCATTCCATTCAAAATTCCTGACGCAAAAACTCATTTCTCCCGAGCCTAAAGACGAAGCTCGCTTTATTTCCTACCTGGTTGAAAAGGTGCCGAAAGGCGTCTTACTGACCAGCAATGACCAGACGGCCGTTCTTTTTGCGCGCCATGAAGGATTGCTGCGTCAGCACGGCTTTTTGCTAAATGTACCCCCCCTTGAAAAACTTCTCGACGGTTTTGATAAATGGCAATGCTATCTCAACGCAAAGCGGTTGGGTATTCCAACGGCTGAAACGCTGTTGATCAACAGCAGGGAAGAAGCCCTCGCCGCTGCTGATAGGCTGGGCTTTCCCCATATCATCAAGGCTACACGGTTGGCGGGCGGAAACTACAAACGCATCAATACGCCTGAAGAGGTTCTGCCGGCTTTTGATCAGATGCAGGCTTTGGTGACAAGCCCTCAGAACCTGGTCATGGATGCCAGCCTGATCGCGCAGAAGTGGCTAAATTATGAAGTCGAGAATATCTGGTGCGTTGAGTCTTATTACGATACCCAAGGTAAGGCGCGTGGTTTCTGGCCGATTCGTAAATGGCGCACAGTTATTTACAAAGATGGAACGTTCGGCAGCAGGTTGTACGCAGGGGAATGCGTGGAACAGCCTGAGTTGACCGAACTCAGCAGAAAACTCCTCGATGGGCTTGAATGGAGAGGTTTCGCCCATCTGGACTGGGTCTATTTGCCGCAGGAGAAAACCTTTAGCCTGACAGAGATCAATCCGCGCTTGCCCGGTTTCAGTTTTTTTCCGTCCAATGCAGGTTTTGAGATGGCTTATTTTTATTATGCCGATTTGGTGGGAGAGGATTTCGAGGTACCTTCGTTGAAGAGATCAGTTTACTTTGAGACATTGCGACACCCAGGGGATTTGACGTCAACTTTTGTGGCTTGCTTTAAAAAACAATATGATTTCAGAACTTTCTTCACCAGTTATGCGAATTCAATATTCAGCAGTAAACCAATTGTCATAGATTTTTTTGATAAAAATGAAAAAAATATGACATGGAATAATTTTTTAAAAATATTAATGGGTACAGCATCTGAATTAAAAAAAATTTTTAAGAGATAA
- a CDS encoding glycosyltransferase family 4 protein codes for MSDNNILMVGNFSSGTGYAWNMINSCFYALGRAFIDKENEAYVCYPVVDKINDIFIDSNINILEFDFERYSFLKIYKFLKDKKIKNLYLINYSTFSPLYLVARFAGVRKIIVHDHASSGILLPNNILKKALKTVFNRIPVFNPDKILVISKFVKKRKVEGSCFPEGKIEVVYNGVDLDSFKGEASFDLHDRFNIPKDRKIVFCAARANTHKGIQFFIEASRLLIHEKNRTDLFFLYCGDGPDMKNFQKLVSECQLSEFFCFAGNSNHISEILKGVHVCVVPSVWLEGFGMMVIESMAAEVPVIASRVGGMAEIIDDGVDGIYVDPGDPNAIADAIENLVNDVQLKEKIKIKGKEKVAQVYSSDEQKQRIINSFFE; via the coding sequence ATGTCTGACAATAATATCTTAATGGTTGGAAATTTTTCTTCAGGTACCGGCTACGCCTGGAATATGATTAATTCGTGTTTTTACGCTCTTGGAAGAGCATTTATTGACAAAGAAAATGAGGCATATGTTTGCTATCCGGTTGTAGATAAAATAAACGACATTTTTATTGATAGTAATATTAATATTTTAGAGTTTGATTTTGAAAGATATTCTTTTCTAAAAATATACAAATTTTTAAAGGACAAAAAAATAAAAAATTTGTATCTAATAAATTATTCAACATTTTCTCCACTCTATTTAGTTGCGAGGTTTGCTGGCGTAAGAAAAATTATTGTTCATGACCATGCATCTTCTGGAATATTGTTGCCTAACAACATTTTAAAGAAGGCTTTAAAGACAGTGTTTAATCGTATCCCTGTTTTTAATCCAGATAAAATTTTAGTCATATCGAAATTCGTCAAAAAAAGAAAGGTTGAAGGATCTTGTTTTCCAGAAGGAAAAATTGAAGTTGTATACAATGGAGTTGATTTAGATTCTTTTAAGGGTGAGGCAAGTTTTGATTTGCATGATCGTTTTAATATTCCTAAAGATAGGAAAATTGTTTTTTGTGCAGCTAGAGCTAATACGCATAAAGGAATCCAATTTTTTATTGAGGCTTCCCGTTTATTGATACATGAAAAGAACAGAACGGATCTCTTTTTTCTTTACTGTGGTGATGGTCCAGATATGAAAAATTTCCAAAAGTTGGTTTCAGAATGTCAGCTTTCTGAGTTTTTTTGTTTTGCTGGAAACTCGAATCATATTAGCGAAATATTGAAGGGTGTTCATGTTTGCGTAGTGCCTTCTGTTTGGCTCGAGGGGTTTGGTATGATGGTTATCGAATCGATGGCCGCTGAGGTGCCTGTAATCGCGAGTCGAGTTGGTGGAATGGCTGAGATAATCGATGATGGTGTTGACGGAATTTATGTTGACCCGGGTGATCCTAACGCAATTGCCGACGCGATAGAGAATCTGGTTAATGATGTGCAATTGAAAGAAAAAATCAAGATTAAAGGGAAGGAAAAAGTTGCACAAGTCTATTCTAGTGATGAACAAAAACAAAGAATTATTAATAGTTTTTTTGAATAG
- a CDS encoding type II toxin-antitoxin system RelE family toxin, translating into MPYSIRIKKSALKELQRLDKPTRAHLVAAIDQLAQNPHVGKLLKGDLSGLRRIRAGSYRVVYEINETEILVLILRVSHRKDVYRGKRT; encoded by the coding sequence GTGCCCTACTCGATCAGGATTAAAAAAAGCGCTCTCAAGGAACTCCAGCGTCTCGATAAGCCGACCCGCGCGCACCTTGTTGCAGCCATCGACCAACTCGCCCAAAACCCCCATGTCGGCAAGCTTCTCAAAGGCGACCTCTCGGGCCTGCGCCGCATTCGCGCGGGGTCTTACAGAGTCGTTTACGAAATCAATGAAACAGAAATCCTCGTCCTGATTCTGCGTGTTTCCCACCGCAAGGATGTCTATCGCGGCAAACGCACCTAA
- a CDS encoding ribbon-helix-helix domain-containing protein, which produces MSQITARLPEEMINELDRAANALHRSRADVIRQAIEAYLEDFNDLTLAIERLRDPADETVDWQEARRALLDQD; this is translated from the coding sequence ATGTCCCAAATCACTGCACGTCTTCCCGAGGAAATGATCAACGAGCTTGATCGCGCCGCGAACGCCCTGCACCGCTCCCGCGCCGATGTAATCCGGCAGGCCATTGAAGCCTACCTCGAAGACTTCAATGATCTAACCCTCGCCATCGAGAGATTACGAGATCCTGCGGATGAAACGGTCGACTGGCAGGAGGCGCGGCGTGCCCTACTCGATCAGGATTAA
- a CDS encoding DUF2442 domain-containing protein, with the protein MESVIRVVARDDFHLELWFRNGEHRIFDARPYLDRGVFQRLKNVSLFKQAYVAMDTVCWPGDLDMAPETLYDRSVSVSRSEKHACC; encoded by the coding sequence ATGGAATCAGTGATCCGGGTTGTTGCACGTGATGATTTTCATTTGGAATTATGGTTCAGAAATGGAGAACATCGTATTTTTGATGCCCGTCCCTATTTGGATCGGGGTGTGTTCCAGCGATTAAAGAATGTTTCCTTGTTCAAGCAGGCGTATGTTGCCATGGACACGGTTTGTTGGCCTGGTGATCTGGATATGGCACCGGAAACCCTCTATGACCGGTCAGTGTCGGTAAGTCGTAGCGAAAAACATGCGTGTTGTTGA
- a CDS encoding nucleotidyltransferase family protein, translated as MISKDMESTLITLLKNHDAARIGIFGSHARGEAGPDSDLDLLVDFKNRKSFLTLVKIQRELSEALGIHVDLLTEAAISPRLIDRIKAEMRVIYQ; from the coding sequence ATGATATCCAAGGATATGGAATCCACCCTCATCACCCTCTTGAAAAATCATGATGCCGCCCGAATCGGCATTTTCGGCTCACATGCCCGCGGCGAGGCCGGCCCGGACAGCGACCTTGACCTTCTGGTGGATTTCAAAAATCGCAAAAGTTTCCTCACCCTGGTCAAAATCCAACGGGAATTAAGCGAAGCCTTAGGAATTCACGTCGACTTACTCACCGAAGCCGCTATCAGCCCCCGCCTCATAGACCGCATCAAAGCCGAAATGCGGGTTATCTACCAATGA
- a CDS encoding glycoside hydrolase family 127 protein: protein MAATPIQVNGAADLPVTLTVRDTAPGGRARALEPVTSGVPLPMRAGVVDPDSLVLTDDQGNVVPAQFTVLARWNGPITNETLKIRWVLVDFQADVSASGARDYVLSKIEDARSKVENPIEITEHADRFLIDTGAARFSVSRRYFNLFDQVWAGRGEGALVVDQVGRGGVVLVDGEGKRFSSLNAPPESIEVEESGPLRSVVRVRGVLRAEDGTYFAPPVNNSKDWPRFSQPYEHSFVYYNCRIHFYAGKDYVRVFFTLENNGANGRTNPEQYFAPIQAVYFDSLSLELNLAEQKPALVTSAGLQERLEKDDLLSILQNWRETDEPNRNGTLESSFAKGAFFSMRKGEEKVKEGQTHPGWLRLKGDSAEVGLAVRHYWQNFPKKIVAGPGRLRVDLWPEEGYYPHCRSEDFPEEQHDMYCRQAGRDVGLYLFDGGRHKTHEMLLAFAVPGEGTDPEALHAAVEHPLMALASPAWYSDTGGLGMIAPGGLSIGDAALDEALDRYDRLQVAMVDEDVSQNEWTINTLKTRYPARWSYTRQYRYFGWMGFGDLLWSNQTGSALHYDWPYSMLLHYLRTGHRGLFDAGVEMAKHRYDIDQYHGERRDSRGNHVWTNHMAFYELDRHSDPSIGTHAPARVSMNSHTWNGGLVLYYLLTGDRKAWEAAKANGQAAFNRLERRSLSQGCADHETRQETWPILNLVNLYRVNGDPGHLEVARNIAVNRVLYREQRAGGRGLFGAGRDCDAIDGSRQSSVMFSYAIDPLIQIHYETGDGELGELLVRMADFTKDLFLFGGDVDGEGKYRPLQSPTSWRQGDAEDDKKGEPIKNVFWADLLAYAYHLTGEVDYLHWARHVFRDAMFYYTIGGNRYIDPTRRSRISFIDGMFASSETKAHGWIGRTNQVYLHTEYTLGTDR from the coding sequence TTGGCGGCAACGCCTATTCAGGTGAACGGGGCTGCCGACCTCCCCGTAACCCTCACCGTCCGTGATACCGCGCCCGGCGGCCGGGCGCGCGCACTCGAACCGGTGACTTCCGGTGTGCCGCTGCCTATGCGGGCGGGCGTTGTCGATCCGGACTCGCTGGTGCTGACGGATGACCAGGGCAATGTGGTGCCGGCGCAATTCACCGTTTTGGCTCGCTGGAATGGGCCGATTACGAATGAAACCCTGAAGATTCGCTGGGTGTTGGTGGATTTTCAGGCGGATGTTTCAGCAAGCGGTGCCAGAGACTATGTGCTCAGCAAGATCGAGGATGCGCGGAGTAAGGTTGAGAATCCGATTGAAATTACCGAACACGCGGATCGATTTCTCATCGATACGGGGGCGGCGCGTTTTTCCGTCAGCCGCAGGTATTTCAACCTGTTTGATCAGGTATGGGCTGGGCGGGGAGAGGGCGCGCTGGTGGTGGATCAGGTGGGGCGCGGCGGCGTTGTGTTGGTCGACGGGGAGGGCAAGCGTTTTTCATCGCTGAATGCGCCGCCGGAATCCATCGAAGTCGAAGAAAGCGGGCCCTTGCGTTCGGTGGTGCGGGTGCGTGGGGTGTTGCGCGCCGAAGATGGTACCTATTTTGCCCCGCCGGTCAACAACAGTAAGGATTGGCCGCGCTTCAGCCAGCCTTATGAACACTCCTTCGTCTATTACAACTGCCGTATTCATTTCTATGCCGGCAAGGATTATGTGCGGGTGTTTTTCACCCTGGAAAACAATGGTGCCAACGGTCGCACCAATCCCGAGCAGTATTTTGCGCCCATTCAGGCGGTCTATTTCGACAGCCTCAGCCTGGAATTGAATTTGGCGGAACAAAAGCCGGCTCTGGTGACCAGCGCCGGCCTCCAGGAACGCCTTGAAAAAGACGACCTTCTCAGCATTTTGCAGAATTGGCGCGAAACCGATGAACCAAACCGCAACGGGACTCTTGAGTCTTCCTTTGCCAAGGGGGCTTTTTTCTCGATGCGAAAGGGCGAGGAAAAGGTCAAGGAGGGACAGACTCATCCTGGTTGGCTGCGGCTAAAGGGGGACAGCGCCGAAGTGGGGTTGGCGGTGCGCCATTACTGGCAGAACTTCCCGAAAAAAATTGTTGCCGGCCCTGGGCGATTGCGGGTGGATCTGTGGCCGGAGGAGGGTTATTACCCGCACTGCCGAAGCGAGGATTTTCCTGAAGAACAGCATGACATGTACTGCCGACAGGCGGGCCGGGATGTCGGGCTGTATCTTTTTGACGGCGGCCGCCACAAAACACATGAAATGCTTCTGGCCTTTGCCGTGCCGGGTGAGGGGACTGACCCGGAAGCTCTTCATGCCGCAGTTGAGCATCCGCTGATGGCTTTGGCGTCGCCTGCCTGGTACAGCGACACCGGAGGGCTGGGAATGATCGCACCGGGCGGCTTGAGCATCGGCGACGCAGCACTCGATGAGGCGCTGGATCGCTATGATCGCCTGCAGGTTGCCATGGTGGATGAGGACGTTTCGCAAAATGAGTGGACCATCAACACGCTCAAGACCCGCTATCCGGCGCGATGGAGTTATACCCGCCAATATCGGTATTTCGGGTGGATGGGATTCGGCGATCTGCTCTGGTCGAACCAGACGGGCAGCGCCCTGCATTATGACTGGCCTTACAGCATGCTGCTGCACTATCTGCGCACCGGCCATCGCGGTTTGTTTGATGCCGGAGTGGAGATGGCGAAACATCGCTACGATATCGACCAGTATCATGGCGAGCGACGCGACAGCCGCGGCAACCATGTGTGGACCAACCATATGGCTTTTTACGAACTGGACCGGCATTCGGACCCGTCCATCGGTACTCACGCACCGGCGCGGGTGTCCATGAACAGTCACACCTGGAACGGGGGACTGGTGCTTTATTACCTATTGACGGGGGACCGCAAGGCTTGGGAGGCGGCCAAAGCCAATGGGCAAGCAGCCTTCAATCGCCTGGAGCGGCGTTCGCTGAGCCAGGGCTGCGCCGACCACGAAACCCGCCAGGAAACCTGGCCGATTCTCAACCTGGTCAATCTCTATCGCGTCAATGGCGATCCGGGGCATCTGGAGGTGGCACGCAACATCGCCGTCAATCGCGTTCTTTATCGCGAACAGCGTGCCGGGGGGCGTGGGTTGTTCGGCGCCGGGCGCGACTGCGATGCAATTGACGGCAGCCGTCAGTCGAGCGTGATGTTTTCTTATGCCATTGATCCTTTGATCCAAATCCATTATGAGACCGGGGATGGGGAGCTGGGAGAACTGTTGGTGCGCATGGCTGATTTCACCAAGGACTTGTTTCTGTTCGGAGGTGATGTCGACGGCGAAGGGAAATATCGGCCTTTGCAAAGCCCCACCAGTTGGCGGCAGGGCGATGCTGAAGACGATAAAAAAGGTGAACCGATAAAAAACGTATTTTGGGCGGATCTTTTAGCCTATGCGTATCATTTAACCGGTGAGGTGGATTATCTGCACTGGGCCCGGCACGTTTTTCGCGATGCCATGTTTTATTACACCATTGGTGGAAACCGTTATATCGACCCCACGAGGCGGTCGCGTATCAGCTTTATTGACGGTATGTTTGCATCCAGTGAAACCAAGGCCCACGGTTGGATCGGCCGGACCAACCAGGTTTATCTGCATACCGAGTACACCCTGGGGACGGATCGGTAG
- a CDS encoding VanZ family protein produces the protein MLIYGTLYPFRGWEVPRGGFAHNFLVVGADTLSKPDLITNFVVYLPFGLLWGGLFLASRRWFSAVLLAGLMGAGLSFCLETVQVFLPARVSAVSDLVLNGLGAVAGGGLAVLLVGRAGWGASLRRFRQEQFFSGSLANIGLLAACFWILSQLSPLVPSLGVSNLRHGLKPLWHSLSGQAGLVPLQALGYVFSVAGLGAIVLSLGRSRRFVLGFFAMALGMVLLLKVPVLSRQLSLEAVLGCFGALVLLFALLHASTRTLAFCAAGFLVLGFLAESLRPGTSTSLFAFNWVPFKGHMRNLVGLAGILWSSWIFLGLGFAVRSLSSASNWRPYFLWGMLGVFCLAFGVEWLQRSIPGRSPDMTDVLIALVAWTVAWTGVNERAMRSER, from the coding sequence ATGCTTATTTACGGTACGCTCTACCCCTTTCGTGGCTGGGAGGTGCCGAGGGGAGGGTTTGCTCACAACTTTCTCGTTGTTGGCGCGGATACCCTGTCGAAACCGGATCTGATCACCAACTTTGTCGTGTATCTGCCTTTTGGCCTGCTGTGGGGCGGGCTGTTCTTGGCGTCGCGACGCTGGTTTTCGGCGGTTCTCCTGGCCGGCCTGATGGGAGCCGGCCTGAGCTTTTGCCTGGAAACCGTGCAGGTTTTTTTGCCAGCGCGGGTTTCGGCGGTGTCTGATCTGGTGTTGAACGGGCTGGGGGCGGTGGCCGGTGGCGGACTTGCGGTGCTGTTGGTCGGTCGAGCGGGGTGGGGCGCCAGCCTGCGCCGTTTTCGCCAGGAGCAGTTTTTCTCGGGCTCTCTGGCAAATATTGGTTTGCTCGCCGCATGCTTCTGGATCTTGTCGCAGCTTAGTCCGCTGGTCCCGTCCCTGGGGGTGAGCAATCTGCGACATGGCCTAAAGCCCCTTTGGCACTCCCTTAGCGGGCAGGCGGGCTTGGTGCCTCTGCAAGCTCTGGGTTATGTGTTCAGCGTTGCGGGGCTTGGTGCCATTGTTTTGAGCCTGGGGCGCTCGCGAAGATTCGTCCTTGGATTTTTTGCCATGGCCCTGGGAATGGTTTTGCTGCTCAAGGTTCCCGTTCTCAGCCGCCAGCTCTCTTTGGAGGCGGTTCTCGGGTGCTTTGGTGCCCTGGTGTTGTTGTTTGCTTTGTTGCACGCCTCGACGCGAACTCTGGCCTTTTGCGCCGCGGGTTTTCTGGTGCTGGGCTTTCTGGCCGAATCCTTGCGCCCGGGAACGTCGACATCGCTGTTTGCGTTCAACTGGGTGCCATTCAAGGGACATATGCGCAACCTGGTCGGGTTGGCCGGTATCCTTTGGAGCAGTTGGATTTTTCTCGGGCTGGGCTTTGCGGTGCGCTCCCTGAGTTCGGCTTCGAATTGGCGCCCTTATTTTCTGTGGGGAATGCTGGGGGTTTTCTGCCTGGCGTTTGGCGTTGAGTGGCTGCAACGCTCGATTCCCGGCCGCTCACCCGATATGACCGATGTCCTCATTGCCCTGGTTGCCTGGACGGTTGCCTGGACGGGAGTGAACGAGCGGGCGATGAGGAGTGAGAGATGA
- a CDS encoding class I SAM-dependent methyltransferase gives MSKPLPSRRKTSSREAYWREMFNDFSALESDHAISGWSPQGLSLRMKSYLRALPTLNLAPGALVLDLGCGAGAYSRVLGKAGFRVVGVDFAWLVAGQARKRTTEGAVDYVSGDATCLPFADDLFDHVVCIGLFQSLHKHREAMREIHRVLKPGGVLCLMTLNRRNLKATLDRKLKREEIILVEGQPQARLNTYDPALFTGELEEAGFRNLRREPVQIYPEKLNGAAGLIWLWSRLPGLGYLTARSFMVIGEKAGGKAGSPRRRGGRRENPEEQQ, from the coding sequence ATGAGTAAACCCCTGCCTTCTCGCCGCAAAACCTCCTCGCGCGAGGCCTATTGGCGCGAGATGTTCAACGATTTTTCGGCGCTGGAATCAGATCACGCCATTTCCGGTTGGTCGCCCCAGGGGTTGAGCCTGCGCATGAAATCCTACCTGCGGGCGCTGCCGACGCTCAATCTGGCGCCGGGTGCCCTGGTGCTCGATCTGGGCTGCGGCGCGGGGGCCTATTCGCGCGTTTTGGGCAAGGCTGGTTTTCGCGTGGTGGGGGTGGATTTTGCCTGGCTGGTGGCGGGGCAGGCCCGCAAGCGCACCACGGAAGGCGCGGTGGATTATGTGTCGGGGGATGCGACCTGTCTGCCCTTTGCCGACGATCTCTTTGACCATGTGGTGTGCATCGGGCTGTTTCAGTCGCTGCACAAGCATCGCGAGGCCATGCGGGAAATTCACCGTGTGCTCAAGCCCGGCGGGGTGCTGTGCCTGATGACCCTGAACCGCCGCAATCTCAAGGCGACGCTGGATCGCAAGCTGAAGCGCGAGGAAATCATCCTGGTCGAGGGCCAACCCCAGGCGCGGCTTAATACCTATGATCCGGCGCTTTTTACCGGCGAACTGGAAGAAGCGGGGTTTCGCAACTTGCGGCGTGAGCCGGTGCAGATTTATCCGGAAAAGCTTAACGGCGCGGCAGGGTTGATATGGCTGTGGAGCCGGCTGCCGGGGTTGGGTTACTTGACGGCGCGTTCGTTTATGGTGATTGGGGAGAAGGCAGGGGGTAAGGCGGGTTCACCGCGGAGGCGCGGAGGGCGCAGAGAAAATCCTGAGGAACAACAATAA
- a CDS encoding type II toxin-antitoxin system VapC family toxin, producing MLDLNVLLDVVQQRRSHYRASAAVLDFALKNNCGCIAAHMLTTMHYLVTKYAEKQQADDLIDWLLQNFTVVPADKTVFLRARSLGFSDFEDAVVCASAQEHHCRFIITRNTKDFTQSNNQALTPAEFLAMQ from the coding sequence ATGCTCGATCTCAACGTCCTTCTCGACGTCGTTCAGCAACGCCGGTCCCACTACAGAGCTTCGGCCGCCGTTCTCGATTTTGCCCTCAAAAACAATTGCGGCTGCATCGCGGCCCATATGCTGACCACCATGCACTATCTCGTTACCAAATATGCCGAAAAACAGCAGGCCGACGACCTCATCGACTGGCTGCTGCAAAACTTCACCGTCGTGCCCGCCGACAAAACCGTCTTTCTTCGTGCGCGCAGCCTGGGATTTTCCGATTTCGAAGACGCCGTGGTGTGCGCCTCCGCCCAAGAGCACCATTGCCGCTTCATCATCACCCGCAACACCAAAGACTTTACCCAGTCAAACAATCAAGCCCTGACACCGGCGGAGTTTTTGGCCATGCAGTAA
- a CDS encoding DUF6364 family protein: protein MPTRKLTVRLPEEDIEFAKKYASDHGLTLTQLLDRYLKKLRQAPQGDIHPDILRFSGIIPGDRDMRDEYRDAMEEKHR from the coding sequence ATGCCGACCCGTAAACTCACCGTGCGTCTTCCCGAAGAAGACATCGAATTCGCGAAGAAATACGCATCAGACCACGGCCTGACCCTGACGCAACTGCTGGATCGTTATTTGAAAAAACTGCGCCAGGCCCCCCAGGGGGACATCCACCCCGACATCCTTCGCTTCAGCGGCATCATCCCCGGTGATCGCGACATGCGCGACGAATACCGTGACGCCATGGAGGAAAAACACCGGTGA